The genomic region TTTGCTACCTGTTCTCTGCCAATGTCATGACACCATTTATATAGGAAAACAAAACAATTGTTGAGATGCACAAGGGAATAACAGCTCAAAAGAAATAAGGTTGAAAGCAACACAGTGACAACTATAGTGACACCATCGCATCAGATGCAGAAAGAAAACATGACAAGGGTAATATAAACAGATAGAAGCACAAGCAGCTTACTCAATGAGCGAACGAACGAGTTGCCGAATCTGCTTCCTGATTGCTGAGGTGTTCCCACAAGCCATCTGACACTAATATAATGAAACAGTCATTTGGTTCAAGATTGCGGGAGATGATAGATGGATCAGCACTCATTAATCGCTTGCTGAATGATTCAGGAAGCCTGAACTTGGGTTCGATCTGGTCTGTGTTATACTTTGCATTTTTCAGGTATACATCACCGATTGATCTAAACACATGCACTGCCACCACATAATTATAAGCACCAGTTTGTTTTTGGCTCCCCTGATTCATATTGCATTACATAATCATATAACAACACGGTATACATGCAATCATAAGTACTCTTATCTGACTCCCCTGATTCCTGAATTAGATTGTTGCACTGTATACATGCAAGTTTGTTTTTTTCTTGAGATATATAAGGAATAAGAGGAAGTCTATTTCTTAAATATCATGAGAACTGAGGACTTTTTGTTTCATGTACTCAATCTAACTGATGATTCGTTGTGTTTCTATTCCGTCACTCCGTATAATATTTGGTTGGCTGAAGTACCCCATTAGAACCATACTGATAACATGTGGTGACATTCAAGAACAGTAGTAGGAATTTTTAAACTAGCAAAATTCAAGTCCTTCATTTAACCATAACTTTCCTATTCTAGTTCTTTTTTCGGTAGATTAAAAACCTCATTAAGTTTTTAGAAGAATGGGCCAATTTGGAATGTTGGTTAATTTCCTCATGAATTAGCAATTCAATGGTATTAGTCAACTAAAAAACATCGACGAATTAGCAGTAATTACGCTAGGAAGGAGCGAGCTAGAATTCCGAATCAGACGGCGGGGATGATGGAAATGGATCGCAGGCAAGAACTCACTCGACTGGTAATCGAGTTGTGGTGCTGGATGGCAGAGTCTCGAGGTCATCCTCTTCCTCGTCGGTGTCGGACGGCGGCCATGTGCAGATCGAGCGCGACGAGGACAGATCTGCTCTCCTTCCTGGGTGAGCTCGGCAGATCGTGGGGAAGGTCGTGGCGGCCTGCTGATGCTGTGGATCGCCGGGTTGTGCATAGGtagtgtaacaccccgtccactcctggaccggcggtacttactcctggcagctctctaagatcatatattgtccccacagaccaacacaagtcttttatgcgcactttgtcctcactcatgcgcacccgagaaaacttcccggtcggtcacccattccaaattgctccaagccaagcacgcttaacctgaAGGTTCTTTCAagacaggcttccgaaaaagaagatgcaccttgttgatatgagtactccattaattctattaagccttgggccaggatatcaccatcccagggccaggatatcacaatccacccccttagaagaccgacgtcctcgtcgatcaaccccaatccaggaacttcccctcttagccacatctgtgtgtctagtgtcgtcatatgtcatgtcatgtgaccactccgggcccacatgcgccatgcgtcatatacccgaacccctaacccacacacgcccgtgaaaccgcgagggtcggctctgataccacttgtaacaccctgtccactcccggaccggcggtacttactcatggcagctctctaggatcatatattgtccccacagaccaacacaagtcttttatGCGTACTTTGTCCTCACTTATGTGCagtcgagaaaacttcccggtcggtcacacatcctaaattgctccaagccaagcacgattaacctggaggttctttcgagataggcttccgaaaaagaagatacccctagttgatatgagtactctattaattctattaagtctagggccaggatatcaccatcccaggggccaggatatcacaggtAGCCGAACAGGTTGTTCCGGTGGAACGGCGGCGGCGTGGTGGTGGTCGTCCGGCGCCGCTTGTCCTCGGCGCTCGCTCGGTTCTTGGCGTACGACATGTCACTGGCCGACGTTGTGGATCCTCTGTCCTTGCGCATGGACCGAGTGGCGTGGGCATTCTCGCGAGCACCCTGCACGCGCGATTGGGAGCGGCATAGAGGCACGTGGCAGGGAGAGGATGAGCGGTTAGCAGGGGAGGGAGACAGCGGGGGCGAGGACTGCCATGCAGCGGCGGCGCGGAGAAACAACCACATCTGCCCCGCTCCCAACGCATCGGGCTAGCCCCGAAACAGTGCGCCATCGGCCCATGGGCACGGCGAACCTCCGTGCTGCGCGCGGGGATCacggtcggggggggggggggtcgcggATCGAAGGCATCGCGGACGCAACGCTGGGAACGATGGAGCAGACGCGGCAATCGCGGACACGGGGCAGAGAGGAGGATGGACGGCGGCTATTTCGCAGGGGTGGGGTGGTGCGGCGCCGAAACCGTGGAGAGTTGGGGCGGACGTCAGGCGGGGACATGGTATCGCCGAGGCGGGGAGGACAGGGGCAGCGAAGAGGCGGGGAGGACGTAGGCGGCGAAGAGGCGGGGGCATGGTAGAGCCCATACTATCGTCTTAATAGGTAGTGGAGATAAACTACAAATGGAATATAGTCTTTGCAAATGGACCTATGTTCTAACGAAGGTTGATGTCAAAGGGTTCCAAACATAAATAACATATTGTTGTGCCCTCTAACAAAAATCATTGAACATCATATGTTGAAGAATAAGGACTTCATTTGATATAGTGTCAAGAATGACTTGGTACAATAGTATCTATCAAATTGTCATCTAATAGGGGCTACAGCTAATAGGATTCAAATTGCAAATCCATTTTTCTACATTCTCTGATAACTATAAATAAAAGGGAAGGCTTTGTGCAGTGATGAGTGCTGTCCCATTTGGTCACCGGGTCACGGGTTCAAAGCAGCCTCTCCTTATTTGCGGAAAAGGCTTGCCTCGGTTTGTCCCTTCTCCAAACCCGACTCATGTGTGAGCCTTCAGCACTGGATCAGACCCTACGATAACTACAAATCCACAAAACCAGACAAAGAAAATGAAACAAATTTACCTGATTGGCAACAAAAGAACAACCAAGTAAGGAAGGATCCATTGTGCTTACTAGGCTCCCAGCCCTCGCACATGGTTATCCTTTTGATCCCTTTGTTGCATGAAACATTTTAATCTCTCTGTTTCACCAATTTCAGGCAGCCATTCCATAAGAACATCCACAGTCACATAATTAGGAGTGCACCTCTCTTCTCTCATCCGGTCCATAAGTTCAAAGGCCTTTTCTGCCATTTTCTTATCCTGGAGACCTTTCAACAATGCATTGTAGGTTGTCACATTTGCAGGCACATTCTTTTCCCTCATTTCATCAAACAGCTTGATAGCTACATCAACTTCTCTGCTCTTGCAGAGGAAGTCAATTAGCGTATTGTATATTACAGTGTTGGGTTGTATCCTGGCCTCATCCATGGACCTGAAAATTCTCAATGCTTCATCTGTTTTACCAGCTTTGCAATATCCATGTACAAGTGTGCCGAAAGTGACCACAGAAGGCTGGCAGCCATCATCAATCATATGCCCCAATAATTCATCCACAGCTGAGAAATCTCCTGCTTTGCACAAACCAGACAACAGGGTATTGTAGGTGTACACATCTGGCTGAAGACCAACTCCTTTCATCTCCTCAAGCAACTCATAGGCCTCATGCAACTTTTTCTTCCGGCAAAATCCACCAATCAGAATGTTGTATGCCTTTGCGTCTAACTTAAATCCTGCCTTCTTCATCGATGCCGCAGTGGTGCAAGCATCCAGCAACCGCCCTGCTTGTGTCAATCCAGATATCATGGTGAAATACATGACTGCGTCCGGTCGATGCCCATGGTCCGCCATCTCATGGAACAATTCCATTGCCATGTCCACATTGTTGCAGTGGAGGaaagcactagccaaagtgctatAGGTCACAGCATTTCCCCTGGCCTCCGGCCAAACTGTTCTCTTCTCACGGAAGAACTCCAGTGCAGCACCAACCCTCCCAACTCGGCATAAGCCACCAATAATTGTGTTCATCGTGATAACATTAGGTGCCACACCCTCTTTCTCCATTCTCGCCACAATTTTGCAAGCCATGCCAATATCCCCCACTCGGCAAAACGCATCAGCCAAGCAGTTATACGTAACTGCGTTGGGCGCACACCCATGCACGTGCCTCATCCGCTCATCCACGAATATAATGGCCTGCTGCAGCCTCCCAATCTTGCACAGCCCATCCACTACGGTGTTCAATATGGCAATATCCGGGCAGACGTCAGAGCCTGGGCTGGACATTCGGTCGAGCACCTTGAGCGCGTCCCCAACGTGGCCTGACTTGCAAAGCCCGTTGAGAAGTATCCCATATGTGACTACATCGGGCTTGACGGAGGCATCTCGCATGGACGTGAACAGCTCCGTCATGCCGCGCAGGTTGCCAGCGCGGCCAAGCGCGGTAAGGAGGCTGTTGAAGATGGAAATGTCCGGCGCCGGCGCGCCCGATGCGAGGGAGTCGCGCAAGAATCCTGCAGCTTCGGCTGGGGAGGAGAAGCGCCTGACGAGCTTGGAAAGGAGCAATGCAGAGGGAGGCGGGATGCGGTGGCGGGCCGCGAGGGAGTGGAGGGAAGCGAGGGAAGCAGGCGTGAAAGCGTGGGATGGCTCAGCGATGAGGGCGTATAGCTCGGAGGCGAGGCCGGGCGACAAGCGGAGGAGGGACAGCGTGGCGGCGGAGGGGGTGTGCCCATGGAGGAGGATGGCGAGGATGGCTGCGGCATTTGGGCTGTTGGGGGTGGGAGAGGAGGTGGAGGAGAGGCGGCGGCGGGATCGGAGCTTGTGGACAGCAGACGGCACGAGACGCCGGGTCGACGACATGGTGGTGGACGGCAGCGGCTCAGTGAGGACAAATCAAGAAGGCAGTGCTAGGCAGACCGCCGATACAGCCGGCCGTGAGGAATTTGGCAAAACAGGTCACTTTAAGTTGCCGCTCTGCGAAATACACCGTTTCGTGGCCGGGTCGTCAAAACAGATCACTCAAACATCGTTGCTCTTCAAAACAGGTTAGCGGGGCTTTTGGCGTTTCTGCAGGTGGGCCCGCGTCTTTATGTGCCGATTTTGCCCTTACGCCTGAACGCAACACCGTCTCCTCCCGTCTTCTTCGTCGCACGCAGCCTTTCTTCTCTTCTCTACCTCCTTCTCTGGACGACGCGGCCGCACTCAATGGCGAACCCTTTCTTCGCTGCGGCACATCGGCGACGTTGACGACGACCTTCTCCTCTTTTCAGGTGATCTTCCCATTTCCCTCTGTATTCTTTC from Zea mays cultivar B73 chromosome 6, Zm-B73-REFERENCE-NAM-5.0, whole genome shotgun sequence harbors:
- the LOC109940202 gene encoding pentatricopeptide repeat-containing protein At3g61520, mitochondrial — translated: MSSTRRLVPSAVHKLRSRRRLSSTSSPTPNSPNAAAILAILLHGHTPSAATLSLLRLSPGLASELYALIAEPSHAFTPASLASLHSLAARHRIPPPSALLLSKLVRRFSSPAEAAGFLRDSLASGAPAPDISIFNSLLTALGRAGNLRGMTELFTSMRDASVKPDVVTYGILLNGLCKSGHVGDALKVLDRMSSPGSDVCPDIAILNTVVDGLCKIGRLQQAIIFVDERMRHVHGCAPNAVTYNCLADAFCRVGDIGMACKIVARMEKEGVAPNVITMNTIIGGLCRVGRVGAALEFFREKRTVWPEARGNAVTYSTLASAFLHCNNVDMAMELFHEMADHGHRPDAVMYFTMISGLTQAGRLLDACTTAASMKKAGFKLDAKAYNILIGGFCRKKKLHEAYELLEEMKGVGLQPDVYTYNTLLSGLCKAGDFSAVDELLGHMIDDGCQPSVVTFGTLVHGYCKAGKTDEALRIFRSMDEARIQPNTVIYNTLIDFLCKSREVDVAIKLFDEMREKNVPANVTTYNALLKGLQDKKMAEKAFELMDRMREERCTPNYVTVDVLMEWLPEIGETERLKCFMQQRDQKDNHVRGLGA